CCAGGGCTACGACAAGGTCGAGAGCGTGGTGCAGGGGAAGGACGACCATGAGGTGGTGGTCACCTTCGCCAAGCCCTACGTCGACTGGCGGGGGCTCTTCAGCTTCCTGTATCCGGCGTCGACCAACTCCAACCCGAGCGTCTTCAACGACGGCTGGAAGGGGAGGCCGCTGACCACCGCCGGCCCCTTCAAGGTCGAGAGCATCGACCAGACCGCGAAGACCATCACCCTGGCGCGCAACGAGAGGTGGTGGGGGAGGCCGGCCAAGCTCGACCACATCATCTACCGCGTCATCGACGCCGACGCCCAGATCGACTCGCTGGCCAACGGCGAGATCGACTTCATGGACATCGGCCCGGACGTCAACAAGCTGAGGCGCGCCAGCACCACCAAGGGGATCACCATCCACCGGGCCGGCGGCCCCAACTTCCGCCACCTCACCATCAACGGCACCAGCGCGATCCTCAGCGACCTGAACGTGCGCAGGGCGGTGGCGATGTCGATCAATCGCTCGACGATCGCGAAGGCGCTGCTCGGCCCGCTCGGGGTGACGGCGGTGCCGCTGGGCAACCACATCTTCATGGCCAACCAGAAGGGCTACCAGGACAACTCCGGCGACGTCGGCACCTACGACCCGACCAGGGCGGCGACGCTGTTCGACGCCGCCGGTTGGAAGCTGAGCGGCACCCAGCGGACCAGGGGCGGCAAGCCGCTGACCCTGCGCATCGTGATCCCGTCACAGGTGTCGACCAGCAAGCAGGAGTCGGAGCTGATGCAGTCGATGCTCAGCGCCGTGGGGGTGAAGCTGGACATCCAGACGGTGCCCTCGGCCGACTTCTTCGACAAGTACATCACCCCCGGCGACTTCGACCTCACCGTGTTCTCCTGGCTGGGCACGGTGTTCCCGATCAGCTCGAGCAAGTCGATCTACGCCAAGCCCAAGAGCGTCGGCGGTCAGCTCGACGTCCAGCAGAACTAC
This genomic interval from Candidatus Dormiibacterota bacterium contains the following:
- a CDS encoding ABC transporter family substrate-binding protein, translated to YLESGDLTAKTPKQVITYRINPKAVWYDGTPITVADFAAQWKALRGTDTAYKVASTQGYDKVESVVQGKDDHEVVVTFAKPYVDWRGLFSFLYPASTNSNPSVFNDGWKGRPLTTAGPFKVESIDQTAKTITLARNERWWGRPAKLDHIIYRVIDADAQIDSLANGEIDFMDIGPDVNKLRRASTTKGITIHRAGGPNFRHLTINGTSAILSDLNVRRAVAMSINRSTIAKALLGPLGVTAVPLGNHIFMANQKGYQDNSGDVGTYDPTRAATLFDAAGWKLSGTQRTRGGKPLTLRIVIPSQVSTSKQESELMQSMLSAVGVKLDIQTVPSADFFDKYITPGDFDLTVFSWLGTVFPISSSKSIYAKPKSVGGQLDVQQNYARTGSDQIDQLFDQATSEFDTTRALALGNQIDTLIWQEVHSLTFYQRPEIIASKSTLANFGAFGFASAPLEDIGFVKA